The following coding sequences are from one bacterium SCSIO 12741 window:
- a CDS encoding T9SS type A sorting domain-containing protein, with protein MPALKPIAISLGVILGIIFPSLVQAQHSVYTLFRPGVMYWYPTDLNWQIHQTNDQHFVPLTIDSSKFGSGDSVHYLSNYVQFPDFIQCHNYAYLWAGVAYRVDSVGNQSLELDSGIQALVLPEDKRPPWTLMNLNNNRSIEVIKVIRDTLSVLGYKDSVLQLQLRLIQTSSGNSLVDFDDSLSIIIGKNLGVMQTINLNELRIQDTLSNQLNLKRIKLIGNSVLNGRPWNPTHREVNDFDLGNVFIYKVLDLSRMDVQTSHDFKIETDSIIGKRDYGNRLVYDVYRETFSYDVDHWSIGGNMGVDTFRTYTQHIDSLVIDNPNDQILRCLPYKTSEMISNSFECDDLFQFDSDKMTWKWTREISRQITNLGPDCSQTDIEGQGYVHYYYGLGKESYWTHGSQANTTARELIYFKKNDQSWGDRPVSVQQYRVAQKDIHLFPNPSSGTIHLSGLPIHWTQLEVIDLGGRVKFSEANQAMDPDAEDFEIDLSNLEPGTYILKVASPSGVIRKKVVKTVTD; from the coding sequence ATGCCTGCACTAAAACCAATTGCCATCTCTTTAGGAGTAATCCTTGGAATCATCTTTCCATCGCTTGTTCAAGCTCAGCATTCAGTTTATACCTTGTTTCGGCCTGGTGTGATGTATTGGTATCCAACGGATCTGAATTGGCAGATACACCAAACTAATGATCAGCATTTCGTCCCGCTCACCATTGATTCGAGCAAATTCGGATCCGGAGATAGTGTTCACTATTTATCCAATTATGTCCAATTTCCTGACTTCATCCAATGCCATAATTATGCGTACCTGTGGGCTGGTGTGGCATACAGAGTAGACTCTGTTGGAAATCAAAGTTTAGAGTTGGATAGTGGTATTCAGGCATTAGTACTTCCCGAAGATAAGCGTCCACCATGGACATTGATGAATTTAAACAACAACCGATCCATAGAGGTGATCAAAGTTATTCGCGATACACTCAGTGTTTTGGGGTACAAGGATTCAGTACTGCAACTCCAATTAAGATTAATCCAAACCAGCAGTGGAAACTCTTTAGTGGATTTTGATGATTCATTATCCATCATTATTGGCAAGAATCTTGGCGTTATGCAAACCATAAACCTCAACGAGTTAAGAATCCAGGATACCCTATCCAATCAGTTGAACCTAAAACGTATTAAGCTTATTGGCAACTCGGTGCTCAACGGAAGGCCATGGAATCCCACTCATCGAGAGGTTAATGACTTTGATTTAGGTAATGTTTTTATTTACAAAGTTCTTGACCTCTCCAGGATGGATGTTCAAACTTCTCATGACTTTAAAATTGAAACAGATTCCATAATTGGAAAACGGGATTATGGTAATCGCCTGGTTTATGATGTATATCGAGAGACCTTTTCATATGACGTTGACCATTGGAGCATAGGTGGGAATATGGGAGTCGATACATTCAGGACCTATACCCAGCATATCGATTCCCTGGTTATTGATAATCCGAATGATCAGATTTTACGCTGTTTACCCTACAAGACCAGCGAAATGATCAGCAACAGCTTTGAATGTGATGATTTGTTCCAATTTGACTCCGACAAAATGACTTGGAAATGGACTCGGGAAATCTCAAGACAAATCACCAATTTGGGGCCAGATTGCAGTCAGACCGATATTGAAGGACAAGGCTATGTCCATTATTACTATGGCTTAGGCAAAGAGTCCTACTGGACACATGGCAGTCAGGCCAACACAACAGCTCGTGAACTCATCTACTTCAAAAAGAATGATCAATCCTGGGGAGATCGCCCCGTTTCTGTGCAGCAATATCGAGTAGCTCAAAAGGACATTCACCTATTTCCGAATCCCTCCTCCGGTACTATTCATTTATCTGGCTTACCCATCCATTGGACTCAACTGGAGGTAATCGATCTGGGTGGACGTGTAAAATTCTCAGAGGCTAATCAGGCCATGGACCCGGATGCTGAAGATTTTGAGATAGACCTATCTAACCTGGAACCGGGAACTTACATCTTGAAAGTAGCCAGTCCCTCTGGGGTGATTCGGAAGAAGGTTGTGAAAACGGTGACCGATTAG
- a CDS encoding SRPBCC family protein: protein MNAFRLILIGFATLFIAYFTVCIFSPARVAISQTRVINEPIDEVYANISDLDSWTQWHQWFRELDSGQYVITSIDSTGSQLEWFSQNGKGGKLLLTQTEPHTVINTTIAYEKDQYEPSTKGEFLLEAQGKRTKVSWVFVGREYPFFLSPATLIWKELLNDNYETGLINLAAYCEGRPIPKAPGPGR, encoded by the coding sequence ATGAACGCCTTCCGTTTAATTCTTATCGGATTTGCCACCCTGTTTATTGCCTACTTCACGGTCTGTATTTTTTCTCCAGCACGTGTGGCCATTTCTCAAACCCGGGTGATCAACGAGCCGATTGATGAGGTGTACGCAAACATCAGCGATTTAGATTCCTGGACCCAATGGCACCAATGGTTCCGTGAATTGGACTCCGGCCAATACGTCATCACCTCAATCGATAGTACGGGTAGCCAACTCGAATGGTTTAGTCAAAATGGGAAAGGTGGAAAACTTTTGTTGACTCAAACTGAGCCTCATACGGTAATCAACACCACAATAGCCTACGAAAAGGACCAATACGAACCCTCCACAAAAGGTGAATTCTTGTTGGAAGCTCAAGGAAAACGAACCAAAGTAAGTTGGGTTTTCGTGGGAAGAGAATATCCTTTTTTTCTTAGCCCGGCCACCCTCATCTGGAAGGAATTGCTCAACGACAACTACGAAACCGGCCTGATCAACCTGGCAGCCTATTGCGAAGGGCGTCCGATCCCAAAGGCTCCTGGTCCAGGGAGATAG